A genomic window from Desulfonatronovibrio magnus includes:
- a CDS encoding 2-oxoacid:ferredoxin oxidoreductase subunit beta, with protein sequence MAKVTQLIHNYLRHTKKFPHVFCPGCGHGIVLGSLIRSVHSMNIPKDDIVVVAGIGCSGRIPVYVDFNTVHTTHGRALTFATGIKLANPRLKVIVIMGDGDALSIGGNHLIHAARRNIGLTTLVLNNHIYGMTGGQSSSTTPFGCYSTTTPFGQMEKEFDIAEVTRACGANFVARATVMQANLMDRLISTALEHPGFNLVELITPCHTQFGRKNKYKTTVDMYKWLKKNATPIEKYRELPPEKQKDRISTGIFVQKDCAGLEQRYIEARQKLTGGGK encoded by the coding sequence ATGGCAAAAGTAACTCAACTCATACATAATTATTTGAGGCACACCAAGAAATTTCCCCATGTGTTCTGCCCAGGATGCGGACATGGGATTGTACTTGGTTCTTTGATTAGAAGTGTTCACTCCATGAACATCCCCAAGGATGATATAGTGGTAGTTGCCGGAATTGGATGTTCAGGACGGATTCCGGTTTATGTTGATTTTAATACTGTTCATACAACACACGGCCGGGCGCTGACATTTGCCACAGGAATCAAGCTGGCTAATCCCAGGCTCAAGGTTATTGTCATCATGGGTGATGGAGATGCCCTGTCAATTGGTGGGAACCATTTGATTCATGCTGCGCGCAGAAATATCGGGCTGACTACTCTGGTCCTCAATAACCATATTTACGGCATGACCGGAGGTCAGAGTTCGTCCACTACTCCTTTTGGCTGCTATTCCACCACAACACCTTTCGGGCAAATGGAAAAGGAGTTTGATATAGCTGAAGTAACAAGAGCCTGCGGGGCCAACTTTGTGGCCAGAGCCACGGTAATGCAGGCCAATCTCATGGACAGACTTATTTCCACCGCCCTGGAGCATCCCGGGTTCAACCTTGTCGAGCTTATCACTCCCTGTCATACCCAGTTTGGGCGCAAGAACAAATATAAAACCACTGTTGATATGTATAAATGGCTGAAAAAAAACGCCACTCCCATCGAAAAGTACAGGGAACTTCCCCCTGAAAAACAGAAAGACAGGATTTCAACGGGTATTTTTGTGCAAAAGGACTGCGCAGGACTTGAACAGAGATATATTGAGGCGCGTCAAAAGCTTACAGGAGGTGGGAAATGA
- a CDS encoding class I SAM-dependent methyltransferase, with translation MLHHKLPASGMDFGSGTGSPLPMMLQSQGFNVKVFDPLFSPDHKLLHKKYDFITCTEVVEHMRTPGQDILTMWNLIKLGGSLYIKTQFRLPEYDFGQWAYMRDLTHVCFYSKKTMYWLATFLSANLLLPGSNITILSKKK, from the coding sequence ATGTTGCACCACAAACTGCCTGCTTCAGGTATGGATTTCGGCAGCGGAACAGGCTCTCCCCTTCCCATGATGCTGCAAAGCCAGGGGTTTAATGTAAAAGTATTTGATCCGCTTTTTTCACCAGACCATAAGTTACTGCACAAAAAATATGACTTTATCACATGCACTGAGGTTGTAGAACATATGCGCACACCAGGTCAGGATATCCTGACCATGTGGAACTTGATTAAACTTGGCGGATCACTTTATATCAAAACTCAATTTCGTCTTCCAGAATACGATTTTGGCCAATGGGCTTACATGAGAGACCTGACTCACGTCTGTTTTTACTCTAAAAAAACCATGTACTGGCTGGCCACATTTTTATCGGCAAACCTGCTCCTCCCAGGCAGCAACATCACCATCCTCAGTAAAAAAAAGTAA
- a CDS encoding serine protease, with product MSIFFRIFFVFIFAILPLNVEANSELESVLPKIKGGEDADIADWPWNIALLNANVRDPYRAHFCGGTFISPQWIITAAHCLVDMSGTLKRAPEDMLVLTGRSNLRDEAGQMIPVKKQVLHPGYDPYNYDSDLALLYIEYPPDVATDWGYIPIIESGDPLSRALPGNTAWITGWGALDGDRTYPLDLQKASTPLVNQEDLVKAYIGVNEVTDNMIGAGPGDGSVDTCHGDSGGPLVVYDRGKFVLVGVTSWGLECGTPDVYGVYVRLSNYCDWIVEVTGIDDCIHADSSSSGGGCTVASTQKAGFEWVIMLSLIVLFKCRRMLTALRITRF from the coding sequence ACTGCCAAAGATAAAAGGTGGAGAGGATGCTGATATTGCTGATTGGCCCTGGAACATAGCTCTGCTCAATGCCAATGTGCGTGATCCGTATAGAGCTCATTTTTGCGGTGGTACCTTTATTTCACCGCAGTGGATCATTACTGCCGCGCATTGCCTTGTGGATATGAGCGGCACCTTGAAACGCGCCCCCGAAGATATGCTTGTGCTTACCGGGCGAAGTAATTTGAGGGACGAAGCAGGCCAGATGATTCCGGTTAAGAAGCAGGTGCTGCATCCCGGCTATGATCCGTATAATTATGATTCTGATCTTGCTTTGCTGTATATTGAATATCCACCTGATGTTGCCACGGATTGGGGCTATATACCAATTATAGAATCAGGCGATCCTCTAAGCAGGGCTTTACCAGGCAACACGGCCTGGATAACTGGCTGGGGGGCACTTGATGGAGATAGAACATACCCTTTAGACCTCCAAAAGGCCAGTACTCCTCTGGTCAACCAGGAAGATCTTGTCAAAGCGTACATAGGGGTAAATGAGGTTACAGACAATATGATAGGGGCAGGGCCAGGAGACGGTTCAGTGGATACCTGTCATGGTGATTCCGGAGGGCCTCTTGTGGTGTATGACAGGGGTAAATTTGTGCTGGTGGGAGTGACAAGCTGGGGTCTTGAATGCGGAACGCCTGATGTGTACGGAGTGTATGTGCGGCTTTCAAATTACTGCGACTGGATCGTAGAAGTTACCGGCATAGATGATTGCATCCATGCTGACAGCAGCAGTTCCGGAGGTGGATGTACAGTGGCTTCAACTCAAAAGGCAGGCTTTGAATGGGTCATCATGCTGTCCTTGATTGTTTTGTTTAAATGCAGACGTATGTTGACTGCCTTGCGTATTACGCGTTTCTGA
- a CDS encoding 4Fe-4S dicluster domain-containing protein, whose translation MAKKKGESRVKIYLDWCKGCGICAAFCPTKTLKISPKGKAEVVNEEECINCGFCEVHCPDFAIMVYPKNQDANNCGADAGQFAAGEDESAKPEAVPTPDNPQPAASQG comes from the coding sequence ATGGCTAAAAAAAAGGGAGAAAGCAGGGTAAAGATTTACCTGGACTGGTGTAAAGGCTGTGGAATATGTGCAGCTTTTTGTCCCACCAAAACACTGAAAATCAGCCCAAAGGGCAAGGCAGAAGTTGTTAATGAGGAGGAGTGCATAAACTGTGGTTTCTGTGAGGTGCACTGTCCGGATTTTGCCATCATGGTTTATCCCAAAAATCAGGATGCAAACAATTGTGGTGCTGATGCCGGGCAATTTGCTGCCGGAGAAGATGAATCAGCAAAACCTGAGGCAGTTCCAACACCGGACAATCCTCAGCCAGCTGCCTCGCAAGGCTGA
- the tmk gene encoding dTMP kinase, whose amino-acid sequence MFISFEGIEGCGKSTQAQLLAGHLEENGISTILTKEPGGSRLGLELRDILLSMESTDLVPETELFLYLADRSQHVHTLIKPALSKEQAVICDRFADSMIVYQGYARGLDINLLIQLNQAAVQGVEPELTILLDLPADEGLKRALSRNIQKKMTKSEGRFEAESLEFHEKTRKGYLEWAGINQNRFHIIDARKGVSEIHENIVQQVKKVFFQKY is encoded by the coding sequence GTGTTTATCAGTTTTGAAGGTATTGAAGGCTGTGGAAAATCCACCCAGGCCCAATTGCTCGCCGGGCACTTAGAAGAAAATGGTATTTCAACAATTTTGACCAAGGAACCTGGAGGAAGCAGGCTGGGTTTAGAGCTGCGCGACATCCTGCTTTCCATGGAAAGTACTGACCTTGTACCGGAAACAGAGCTGTTTCTTTATCTCGCCGACAGAAGCCAGCACGTGCATACCCTGATCAAGCCTGCCCTTAGTAAGGAACAGGCAGTCATCTGCGATCGCTTTGCTGATTCCATGATTGTTTACCAGGGGTATGCAAGAGGACTTGATATTAATCTGCTGATCCAACTGAATCAGGCCGCTGTGCAGGGAGTCGAGCCGGAGCTTACAATATTGCTGGATCTTCCTGCTGACGAAGGACTGAAAAGGGCTCTAAGCCGCAACATTCAGAAAAAAATGACCAAATCAGAAGGCAGATTCGAAGCTGAAAGCCTGGAGTTTCATGAGAAAACCCGCAAGGGATATCTGGAATGGGCCGGCATCAACCAGAACAGATTTCATATTATTGATGCCCGGAAGGGTGTCAGTGAAATTCATGAAAATATAGTCCAGCAGGTAAAAAAAGTTTTTTTCCAAAAATATTAA
- a CDS encoding 3'-5' exoribonuclease YhaM family protein: MKEKNLFIQDIQDGMKVHDLFIVVESRLDQARNGPYWQMTLQDSSGTIPARIWSPLSRNFEQIASEQIIEVTAAAQSFRDQLQLNIETLNFVPPEQTDLSFFLPVSSIPPEELYQDLMRLLHQKVIFPPWTRFYKKILKNNDIREALVKTPGGKTIHHAYMGGLLEHTLSVCRICDSICDLYPALDKDILLVSAALHDIGKAREISAGVSREYSTEGKLMGHIFLGLEMINPFLSKAQNLSPELIMHFKHIILSHHGELEYGSPKRPKTQEALLLHFADNLDAKMNTIDNALDNPSDNHDRAGHWSQFQRSMGRFLYNPHRTPKPEQPEPEPKPSHSLQKVRKTIARQPTLAADPDFSSSDTDANS, encoded by the coding sequence ATGAAAGAGAAAAATTTATTTATTCAGGATATCCAGGATGGAATGAAAGTCCATGATCTGTTCATCGTAGTTGAGAGCAGGCTGGACCAGGCCAGAAACGGTCCTTACTGGCAAATGACCCTCCAGGACAGCAGCGGCACTATTCCAGCAAGAATCTGGAGCCCTTTAAGCCGCAACTTTGAACAGATCGCTTCAGAACAAATTATTGAAGTAACTGCCGCTGCCCAGAGCTTCAGGGATCAGCTTCAGTTGAATATTGAAACATTGAATTTTGTACCCCCTGAGCAGACTGATCTTTCTTTTTTTCTGCCGGTTTCCTCCATCCCTCCAGAGGAGCTTTACCAGGATCTGATGCGTCTTCTGCATCAAAAAGTAATATTCCCCCCCTGGACCAGGTTCTACAAAAAAATCCTGAAAAACAATGATATTCGTGAGGCCCTGGTAAAAACTCCCGGTGGCAAAACAATACACCATGCCTACATGGGAGGTCTTCTGGAACACACCCTTTCTGTATGCAGAATATGCGACAGTATCTGTGATTTGTATCCTGCCCTTGACAAAGATATACTCTTAGTCAGTGCAGCATTGCACGATATTGGCAAAGCAAGAGAAATTTCAGCGGGTGTTTCCAGAGAATACTCTACTGAAGGAAAACTAATGGGGCATATCTTTCTTGGTCTGGAAATGATCAATCCTTTTTTGAGCAAAGCACAGAATCTTTCACCAGAGCTCATCATGCATTTTAAGCATATCATTTTAAGCCATCACGGAGAGCTGGAATATGGTTCGCCCAAAAGGCCTAAAACACAAGAAGCCCTGCTTCTGCATTTTGCAGACAACCTTGATGCCAAGATGAATACCATTGATAATGCTCTTGACAACCCATCAGACAATCATGACAGAGCAGGACATTGGTCCCAGTTTCAGCGCAGCATGGGACGTTTTTTATACAACCCGCACCGTACACCAAAACCCGAGCAGCCTGAACCAGAGCCCAAACCTTCGCATTCATTGCAGAAAGTACGAAAAACTATAGCTCGCCAGCCTACTCTTGCAGCCGACCCAGATTTCTCAAGCTCTGACACGGATGCCAACTCTTGA
- a CDS encoding 2-oxoacid:acceptor oxidoreductase subunit alpha: MPPKAKKKRQNEVFALGNEAVVEGALLAGCDFYAGYPITPSTEIAEEMARRLPFLENGVFIQMEDEIASLGTVIGASLAGRKAMTATSGPGFSLMQEHIGYACITEVPLVLVNVMRAGPSTGMPTSPAQGDVQQARWGTHGDHPIIVLSAGDVQECLEMTVTAFNFAEKYRTPVILLLDEITAHTREKISIPDPEDAFIYSRLLPSMPPEWYMPFEDNMRGVSAMPPVGTGYRYHVTGLTHDDHGYPTSKPKEVEHFVYRLFRKIDQFFYDIQLVDEVQCEDADCCIIAYGCVARSAELAVQLAREQGEKVGLLKLRTLFPFPRPIVEKMIRQCSSVLVPEMNMGQISREVKRVNNGQTKVLTLNRIDGQIITPGEILKKILKG, translated from the coding sequence ATGCCACCAAAAGCAAAAAAGAAACGACAAAATGAAGTGTTCGCTCTTGGCAATGAAGCGGTTGTCGAGGGCGCTTTACTGGCAGGTTGTGATTTTTATGCGGGTTATCCCATCACCCCATCCACTGAGATTGCAGAAGAGATGGCAAGACGTCTTCCATTTTTGGAAAATGGCGTTTTTATTCAGATGGAGGATGAAATTGCCAGCTTAGGAACAGTAATCGGTGCTTCTCTCGCTGGAAGAAAAGCCATGACCGCCACTTCAGGTCCGGGCTTTTCCCTGATGCAGGAGCATATAGGGTATGCGTGCATTACAGAAGTCCCCCTGGTGCTTGTCAATGTAATGAGAGCAGGACCAAGTACAGGGATGCCCACCAGTCCGGCCCAGGGAGATGTTCAGCAGGCCAGGTGGGGCACTCATGGGGATCATCCCATTATTGTTCTTTCAGCCGGGGATGTTCAGGAATGCCTGGAAATGACTGTTACTGCTTTTAACTTTGCTGAAAAATACAGAACTCCTGTTATTCTTCTGCTGGATGAGATAACAGCCCACACCCGTGAAAAGATTTCTATTCCTGATCCAGAAGATGCATTCATCTATTCCAGGCTTCTGCCCAGTATGCCCCCAGAATGGTACATGCCTTTTGAAGACAACATGCGGGGCGTATCAGCGATGCCTCCAGTGGGCACTGGCTACAGATATCATGTCACCGGTCTGACCCATGATGATCACGGCTATCCAACATCCAAACCCAAAGAGGTGGAGCACTTTGTTTACCGCCTGTTTCGCAAGATTGACCAGTTCTTTTATGATATACAGCTGGTGGACGAAGTGCAGTGCGAGGATGCTGACTGCTGCATAATTGCTTACGGCTGTGTGGCCAGGTCGGCTGAGCTTGCTGTGCAGCTGGCCAGAGAACAGGGAGAAAAGGTTGGTCTTCTCAAGCTCAGGACCCTGTTTCCTTTTCCAAGGCCAATAGTGGAAAAGATGATCCGACAGTGTTCATCGGTTCTTGTTCCAGAAATGAATATGGGGCAGATTTCCCGTGAGGTAAAAAGGGTAAACAATGGTCAGACCAAGGTCCTTACTTTGAACAGAATTGACGGGCAGATCATTACGCCCGGCGAAATACTTAAAAAAATCCTTAAAGGATAA